Part of the Desulfohalovibrio reitneri genome is shown below.
CGGAAATCCTGGTCAAGGCCACTCCGCTGCTGCTCACCGGCCTGGCCGTGGCCCTGGCCGCGCGCATGCTTCTGTGGAACATCGGCTGCGAGGGGCAGTTGGTCATGGGCGGGGTGTTCGCCGCCGGGTTCGCCCTGTTCGCGGCGCCTGGCCTGCCGGGCTGGCTCATGGTCCCGGCGGTGCTGCTGGCGGGGGCGCTGGGCGGCGGCCTGTGGGCCGGGGTGCCGGGCTGGCTGCGGGCCCGCTTCGGGGCCTCGGAGATTCTGACCACCCTGCTGCTCAACTACGTGGCCATCCTGCTCATGGAGCACCTCTACTACGGCCCCTGGCGCGACCCCATGGGCTTCGGTTTCCCCGGCACGGCCGCCCTCCCCCTGGCCGCGGAACTGCCCCGGCTGACGGGTCGGGTGCATCTGGGCCTGCCGCTGGCCGTGGCGCTGGCCGTGGCCCTGTGGTGGGTGCTGGAGCGCACCCGCTTCGGCTACTCCGTGCGGGTCATCGGGCAGAGCCCCAAGGCGGCCCGTTACGCCGGGTTCAGCGCCAAGAGCCGCACCGTGCTGGTCATGCTGCTGTCCGGCGCGCTGGCCGGACTGGCCGGGGCGGGGGAGGTCTGCGGCATCCACGGCCGTTTGCAGGAGGGGCTGGCCGTGGGCTACGGCTACGACGGCATCATCGTGGCCTGGCTGGCCTCGCGCAATTTTCTGGCCGTGCCCGTGGCGGCCGCCGGCCTAGGGCTTTTGCTGGTGGGTGGCGATCAATTGCAGTCGCAACTTGGCCTGCCCTCGTCCATTTCCCTGGTGCTGGAGGCGGTGCTCCTGTTCGGTTTCCTGACCGGGGAGAAGCTGAGCGGCCGGTTGGCCCGGCGGCGGGAAGCCGCCCTGGAGGCGGGCAATGGGTGATTTCGTCTTTGTGGCCGAGATCGCGGTGCGTTCCTCGGTGGCGGTGCTTTTGGCCGCCCTGGGCGAGATAGTGGCCGAGCGTAGCGGTGTGCTCAACCTGGGCGTGGAGGGCATGATGCTCATGGGCGCGCTGTGCGGCTTCGCCACCGGGCTGGCCACCGGCTCAGCCCTGTTGGCGGTGCTGGCCGCGGCCGCCGCCGGGACGCTCATGGCCCTGCTGCACGCCCTCTTCTCCGTGGGCCTGCGCTCCAACCAGGTGCTCTCCGGCCTGGCCTTGACCATTCTGGGCATGGGGCTGTCCACCTTCCTGGGCCGCCCTCTCATCGGCGACCAGGGCGTGCGGCTGACCGCCTTGGACGTGCCCCTGCTGGCGGACATCCCGGTGCTGGGCGAAATTCTTTTCCGCCAGAACGCCTTCGCCTACCTGGCCTACCTGCTCATCCCCGTGCTGTGGTGGGTGCTGTTCCGCTCGGAGACCGGGCTGAAGATTCGCGCCTGCGGCGAGGGCGCGGCCGCGGCCGACGCCGCCGGAGTTTCCGTGGCCCGGGTGCGCACCCTGTGCACCGCCTTCGGCGGCGCGCTGGCCGGGGTGGCCGGGGCCTCGCTGTCCCTGGCCTACACTCCGGGCTGGAAGGCGGGCATGACCGCGGGGCAGGGCTGGATCGCCATCGCCATGGTCATCTTCGCGGCCTGGGGTCCGTTCCGGGCCTTCGCCGGGGCAGTGCTCTTTGGGCTGTTCACGGCATTGCAGTTCTATTTCCAGGCCACGGGATCGGACCTCATCCCCCCGGCGGTTCTGCGCATGCTGCCGTACCTTTTGACTATCGCCGTGCTGGTGCTGGTGAACACGGTTTCCAAACGCGGCGGCCCGCCCAGGGATCTGGGGCTGCCCTTCAGCCGCGAGGGCTGAGGACGGGGCGGGAAGCACCCCTTTGCCGCTTTCCTGCCCATCCATGACATGAGTTTCCAACGGCCCGCCCGGAGCTTTCGTTCCGGGGGGCGAGCGGGTATGCTGCCCGCGCCACAGCAACGAGCAAGGGAGAGAGCGCCATGGACCTGCGCGAACGTATCCGCGACATTCCCGATTATCCCAAAGAGGGCATCGTCTTTTTCGACATCAGCCCGCTTTTGTCCGACCCGGAGGCCTTCCGCTACGCCATCGACGAGCTGGCCGAGAAATTCAAGGATTCCGGGGCCACCAAGATCGCCGCGGCCGAGGCGCGCGGTTTCATCTTCGGCGCGCCCCTGGCCTACAAGATGGGCCTGCCCTTCGTGCCCATCCGCAAGCCCGGCAAGCTGCCCTACGACACCCGCGAGGTGACCTACGAGCTGGAGTACGGCTCCGACACCCTGTGCATGCACGTGGACGCCATCGAGGAGGGCGACAAGGTCTTGGTCATCGACGACCTGCTGGCCACCGGCGGCACCGTGGGCGGCGTGCTGGAGCTTCTCAAGCAGGCCGGGGCGGAGATCGCCGGAGTCGGCTTCATCATCGAACTGGGCTTCCTGGACGGCGGCGTGAAGATGAAGGAGTTCGGGCACGACCACAAGTGCCTGTTGACCATCGAATAGCCCGGGCCACGGCCCGGAGAGCACAGACAATCCGCGAGGAGCGGCGCATGCGCATCGGCATCATCGGCGGCAGTGGCCTGGACAACCCCGACATCCTCAAGTCCCCCCGCGACGAGGAGGTCCACACCCCCTTCGGCCAGCCCAACTCCACCCTGCGCCACGGCGAGATAGCCGGGCGGGAGGTGGCGCTTCTGGCCCGCCACGGCCGCAGCCACACCCATCCGCCCACTCAGGTCAACTACCGGGCCAACATCTGGGCGCTGAAGGAGGCGGGCTGTGACGTGGTGCTGGCCACCACCGCCGTGGGCAGCCTGCGCGAGGAGATCGACCGGGGGCACCTGGTGGTCCTGGACCAGTTCATCGACTTCACCCGCCGCCGCGACCTGACCTTCCACGACCGCTTCGAGCCGCACACCCCCGTGCACACCCCCATGGCCGACCCCTTCGACGAGCGGCTACGCGGGCTGTGCATCGACGCCTGCCGCGAGCTGGACATCCCCCACCACGAACGCGGCACCGTGGTCACCATTGAGGGGCCGCGCTTTTCCACCCGGGCGGAGTCGCACATGTTCCGCGCCTGGGGGGCGGACGTCATCAACATGTCCGTGGCCCCGGAGTGCGCCCTGGCCAACGAGGCCGGGCTGCCCTACGCCGCCCTGGCCATGTCCACGGACTACGACTGCTGGAAAACCGACGAGGAGCCCGTCACTTGGGACGAGATTCTGCGCATCTTCCAGCAGAACGCCGAGAAGGTGACCGGCGTGCTGCGCCGCGTCATCGCGGCGCTGGAGTAGGGCGGCGGTGGCCGCGCGCGGTGTTCTGCTCCTGGCCGTGGTCGTGGGGCTGGCCGTGTTCCCGCTCCCGGCCGCCGCTACGGAGGACGCGGACAACGCCACCGCGCTGACGGCGGCCGCGCCCGACGCCCCGCCGTACTCCATCGTCGATGGGGAGGAGGTCGCCGGGCTGCTGCCCGACCTGCTAACGGCCGTGGGGGAGAAGCTGGGGGTGTCCGTCCGTTTTCAACCCTGCCAGGACGGGGAGTGCCGCCAGATGATCGAGGCCGGCACCGTGGACCTGTCCGGCGGCCTGACGCCGCTGGACAGGGAAAGCGTGGACTGGCTGGAGCCGTCCTACGCGCCTCGCTCGGGCACGGCCTTTTTCGTCCGCGCTGACTCTCCCTGGCGAATCCGCGAATACGGCGATCTGCACGGGCTGCGCATCGCCGTGGATGCGGAACCCGCCCGCTTTCCCCGTTTCAAGGCCGACAATTCCCTGGACAAGCGGGAAACGGGCGGTCCCCAGGAATCCCTTCTGCTGCTGGTGCGCGGCGAGGTGGAGGTGGTGGCCTGCCCCGAGGCTGCCTGCGGCTGGTACGTCAAGGCCCTCCGCCTCTCCGGCCGCGTGCGCCGCTGCGTGTACGGCCACCCGGGGGAGGGCGGGCTGCGTCTGGGCAGCTCCCGCGCCTCGCCCCGGGCGGAGTTGGCCGGGGAGTTCTCCCGCGCCTTGTCCGAACTGCGGGACAGCGGCCGCCTGGAGGAAATCCGCGTCCGCTGGCTGGACTAGCCTTCGTCTTCCGGCCACGCCTCCGGCCAGTCGTCGGGGATGGCTCGCAGCCGCGCCAGCCTGGGCTCGTGCAGGGGCAGCAGGAAGTCCGCCTCCTGCCGTATCTCCAGCATCATGTCGTAAGCCGCTTTGGGGGAGCAGACCGTTCCCGGCGGGATTGCCTCCACCTCCATGGCCCGGATTTCCCTGGGCGGGTAAAAGTTCTCCCACAGCAGGCAGCAGCTGGGTATCACGGCCAGGCCGCGCGGGGTGTCCACGTAGACGCTCAGGCCGCCCTCGGTGTGGATGGGATGGTGGCGCACCCGGATGCCGGGCAGGATCTCCCGGCCGTCCTCAACGCACTCTACTTGTCCCCGTTCCAGCACACCCTCCATGTGTTCGTCCAGGTAGCGGTAGTCCAGGGGGTGAAAGGCTTCCAGGTTGTCCAGCTCGGCTT
Proteins encoded:
- a CDS encoding N-acyl homoserine lactonase family protein — protein: MAQWRIHPLVMGSKVFDKSMMTYQHHPGTEYTIPIYTWYLQGDHGVVLVDTGEAHPIRSEAREAAIGASIVTFEEGLGAFGLKPEDVDTVVHTHLHADHCENDAACVNARIYTHQAELDNLEAFHPLDYRYLDEHMEGVLERGQVECVEDGREILPGIRVRHHPIHTEGGLSVYVDTPRGLAVIPSCCLLWENFYPPREIRAMEVEAIPPGTVCSPKAAYDMMLEIRQEADFLLPLHEPRLARLRAIPDDWPEAWPEDEG
- a CDS encoding ABC transporter permease, which codes for MRNALAPILAVGIAVAVGACIFLAFGVNPLTAYGVMASGALGSGYAITEILVKATPLLLTGLAVALAARMLLWNIGCEGQLVMGGVFAAGFALFAAPGLPGWLMVPAVLLAGALGGGLWAGVPGWLRARFGASEILTTLLLNYVAILLMEHLYYGPWRDPMGFGFPGTAALPLAAELPRLTGRVHLGLPLAVALAVALWWVLERTRFGYSVRVIGQSPKAARYAGFSAKSRTVLVMLLSGALAGLAGAGEVCGIHGRLQEGLAVGYGYDGIIVAWLASRNFLAVPVAAAGLGLLLVGGDQLQSQLGLPSSISLVLEAVLLFGFLTGEKLSGRLARRREAALEAGNG
- a CDS encoding substrate-binding periplasmic protein, yielding MAARGVLLLAVVVGLAVFPLPAAATEDADNATALTAAAPDAPPYSIVDGEEVAGLLPDLLTAVGEKLGVSVRFQPCQDGECRQMIEAGTVDLSGGLTPLDRESVDWLEPSYAPRSGTAFFVRADSPWRIREYGDLHGLRIAVDAEPARFPRFKADNSLDKRETGGPQESLLLLVRGEVEVVACPEAACGWYVKALRLSGRVRRCVYGHPGEGGLRLGSSRASPRAELAGEFSRALSELRDSGRLEEIRVRWLD
- a CDS encoding ABC transporter permease is translated as MGDFVFVAEIAVRSSVAVLLAALGEIVAERSGVLNLGVEGMMLMGALCGFATGLATGSALLAVLAAAAAGTLMALLHALFSVGLRSNQVLSGLALTILGMGLSTFLGRPLIGDQGVRLTALDVPLLADIPVLGEILFRQNAFAYLAYLLIPVLWWVLFRSETGLKIRACGEGAAAADAAGVSVARVRTLCTAFGGALAGVAGASLSLAYTPGWKAGMTAGQGWIAIAMVIFAAWGPFRAFAGAVLFGLFTALQFYFQATGSDLIPPAVLRMLPYLLTIAVLVLVNTVSKRGGPPRDLGLPFSREG
- a CDS encoding adenine phosphoribosyltransferase, whose amino-acid sequence is MDLRERIRDIPDYPKEGIVFFDISPLLSDPEAFRYAIDELAEKFKDSGATKIAAAEARGFIFGAPLAYKMGLPFVPIRKPGKLPYDTREVTYELEYGSDTLCMHVDAIEEGDKVLVIDDLLATGGTVGGVLELLKQAGAEIAGVGFIIELGFLDGGVKMKEFGHDHKCLLTIE
- the mtnP gene encoding S-methyl-5'-thioadenosine phosphorylase, translating into MRIGIIGGSGLDNPDILKSPRDEEVHTPFGQPNSTLRHGEIAGREVALLARHGRSHTHPPTQVNYRANIWALKEAGCDVVLATTAVGSLREEIDRGHLVVLDQFIDFTRRRDLTFHDRFEPHTPVHTPMADPFDERLRGLCIDACRELDIPHHERGTVVTIEGPRFSTRAESHMFRAWGADVINMSVAPECALANEAGLPYAALAMSTDYDCWKTDEEPVTWDEILRIFQQNAEKVTGVLRRVIAALE